The genome window GATACGTTACAGTCACAGCATAATCGCAATGACAATGACAATGAAGTCCATAGTTTAGGAAATAGCAGAAGAGAAACTTCAAAGCACACCTCATAGTCGACTCATGGTAATGATCAAATGATGAAAAACATGAGGAAAGAGTTAGATGAAGTTAAGAATGCCATGAAGGGAAAGACAACGATAAATCTTGATGGCATGATCAAGAGGACAGACTCACCCTTCACTACCAGCGTTTTGGAGTGTCCTTTACCTCCCAAATTTCATCTCCCACAGCTGGAGGTTTATGATGGCAACAAGGATCCCCTAGATCACATAGGGGCATTCAAGACGATATTAAACCTCCAACAGACCCCGGGCAAGGCGATCTTTCCCAGCAACCCTCAGAGGAGTAGCAAGAGTGTGGTTTAGCAAGCTGCCCGCGGCATCTATCGTAAACTTTGAGCAACTAAGTGATTCTTTTGTTCGCCATTTCATTGGGAGCCAAAGCCATAAAGGCCCACCTTATACGTGCTAACTGTGAAGCAACAGGAAGGGGAAACCTTGAGAGAGTATGTAAAACGCTTCAACAAAGCAGTGTTTGAAATTGACGAGGCAGACAATCAAGTGATAATGATGACCTTCCAAGCAGGGTTGAATAGTCTTGACCTTGTCTTCTCTCTAGGGAAGACTCCACCAACCTTGATGGCAAATCTGTTGTTCAAAGCACAAAAGTATATGAATGGAGAAGATACATTAACTGCAAAGGGATTAATGGGCaaacgaaaaaaagaagagaatgtTGAGTCGCAGGGTAAGAAGAGGGATTACAAAGACAATCTCTCAGATACCAAGGCCAGCAAAAGTAGTTCGGAAGCACCATCgaagaaaaagttgaatttCATTCCTTTACTAATGCCTGTGGACAAAATCTTCATGCAAATAAAGGACGACCTTGCTCTAAAATGGCCTAAATCGTTGAGCTCATCCTCAAAACGAAGAGATTCAAAGAAGTACTTTCACTTTCACAAGGATTATGGTCATTACACTGACGAATGTCGAGATTTGAAAGAATAGATAGAGGAGTTAATCCAGAGAggaaaactccaaaaaattgTCAAGAAAGACTACCAAACCTGCCACCGGACAGAAGAGAAGTCTATTGACGACCACAAAGAAGATGATCAGGATCATCCTAAACAAGTCGTTGGAGAAATAAGGACGATCATTGGAGGACCGGTTGCAGGGGGATCATACAAGTCTTTGAGAAAGGCAATCCAAAGGCAAGTCAATAGTGTTGATATAAAAAACCTGATAGCCAAACATCATCGCACTAGAGATGAAGACATTGTTTTTTCCGAACGAGATGC of Quercus lobata isolate SW786 chromosome 8, ValleyOak3.0 Primary Assembly, whole genome shotgun sequence contains these proteins:
- the LOC115956666 gene encoding uncharacterized protein LOC115956666 → MRKELDEVKNAMKGKTTINLDGMIKRTDSPFTTSVLECPLPPKFHLPQLEVYDGNKDPLDHIGAFKTILNLQQTPGKAIFPSNPQRSSKSVEGETLREYVKRFNKAVFEIDEADNQVIMMTFQAGLNSLDLVFSLGKTPPTLMANLLFKAQKYMNGEDTLTAKGLMGKRKKEENVESQGKKRDYKDNLSDTKASKSSSEAPSKKKLNFIPLLMPVDKIFMQIKDDLALKWPKSLSSSSKRRDSKKYFHFHKDYGHYTDECRDLKE